A genomic segment from Peribacillus sp. ACCC06369 encodes:
- a CDS encoding methionine ABC transporter ATP-binding protein: protein MITLTKVSKLFRTGKGSSETIKAVNNVNVEINKGEIFGIIGYSGAGKSTLIRMLNGLETPTEGSVVVAEKEISKIKGAQLRKARQEISMIFQHFNLLWSRTVQENISFPLEIAGVSKFERTKRVNELIKLVGLEGREKAYPSQLSGGQKQRVGIARALANDPKVLLCDEATSALDPQTTDSILELLVDINQRLGLTIVLITHEMHVIRKICHRVAVMESGQVVEQGPVLDVFKNPKEQMTKRFVQQVTEPEETKETMDHLLERFPAGKVIQLTFVGDHAESPLITKLVRNFELDVNIVQGKISQTRSGSYGTLFIHLDGKEDEMLRAIEFIKAQQVGVEVITHA from the coding sequence ATGATTACATTGACAAAAGTCAGTAAGCTGTTCCGAACAGGAAAAGGAAGCAGTGAGACGATCAAGGCTGTAAATAATGTGAATGTTGAAATAAATAAAGGCGAGATTTTCGGTATTATTGGTTATAGTGGAGCGGGGAAAAGTACTTTGATCAGGATGCTCAATGGATTGGAAACACCGACAGAAGGATCCGTTGTGGTGGCTGAGAAGGAAATTTCAAAAATTAAAGGTGCTCAGCTTCGTAAGGCCCGTCAAGAAATCAGCATGATTTTCCAACATTTCAATCTATTATGGTCCAGGACCGTTCAGGAAAATATATCCTTCCCGTTGGAAATTGCAGGAGTTTCAAAATTTGAACGCACCAAACGTGTGAACGAATTGATCAAGTTAGTCGGACTGGAAGGCAGAGAAAAGGCCTATCCTTCGCAATTAAGCGGAGGGCAAAAGCAACGGGTGGGAATAGCCAGGGCTCTAGCGAATGATCCTAAAGTGCTGCTGTGTGATGAAGCGACTTCTGCCTTGGATCCACAGACTACCGACTCTATACTCGAATTGCTTGTTGACATCAATCAGCGTCTTGGGTTGACGATTGTCTTGATAACACATGAAATGCATGTAATACGTAAAATCTGTCATCGTGTGGCTGTGATGGAAAGCGGGCAAGTTGTTGAACAGGGACCTGTCCTGGATGTTTTCAAGAATCCTAAAGAACAAATGACGAAGCGTTTCGTGCAACAGGTGACGGAACCAGAAGAAACGAAAGAAACGATGGACCATCTGCTCGAACGCTTTCCTGCAGGCAAAGTGATTCAATTGACTTTTGTAGGTGATCATGCAGAAAGCCCGTTGATCACTAAGCTCGTACGTAACTTCGAGTTGGATGTCAATATCGTTCAAGGTAAAATATCGCAAACCAGAAGCGGTTCATATGGAACGTTGTTTATCCATCTTGATGGCAAAGAGGATGAAATGCTCCGCGCAATCGAATTCATTAAAGCACAGCAGGTAGGCGTGGAGGTGATTACTCATGCTTGA